A stretch of Salvelinus alpinus chromosome 4, SLU_Salpinus.1, whole genome shotgun sequence DNA encodes these proteins:
- the LOC139574108 gene encoding rho GTPase-activating protein 24-like translates to MELPCLPTETPTTASSCSTDPLYDNCLPHAGRGRDRGFREMERKRESGGLCNPAVTGILHPSSLPGLAPAAAVVPTLGMGRDGRGGERGAGVLPAHSHCSWGSLGRQGWDMGTNRGERGRERGGGNKGVQEVESVRHQQSPSPSHSDTHESALSVYDNLHAVTPTEDAAMETTVTFPTPQRFLRVPVPVSGLMEDGGVSGESSSWSSCEILLAGSSASNVPDQYQDLDPELDFNQDEPMFQLQPLIQPQPHRPDNFSHLQPHVPPLQASAAHPVEPLQPSGPIPVPVPGARVPPPLPLADPSASALRSLLTSLQQQIARQREEYEERIHSLEERNEALQVEVFDLRASLAQQRRWYSVVQAKILESERGRAAAEIRNAALQREMEQFFDTFGELNNEAKKTEKIVRSF, encoded by the exons ATGGAGCTACCCTGCCTGCCCACCGAAACCCCCACCACAGCCAGCTCCTGCTCCACCGACCCCCTGTACGACAACTGTCTACCCCACGccgggagagggagggatagagggtttagggagatggagagaaaaagggAAAGTGGGGGACTTTGCAACCCTGCTGTAACCGGAATccttcacccctcctccctccctggccTGGCCCCAGCTGCAGCTGTGGTTCCCACACTGGGAATggggagagatggaagaggaggggagagaggggctggCGTGCTGCCAGCTCACAGTCACTGCAGCTGGGGAAGCCTGGGAAGGCAGGGCTGGGACATGGGgacaaacagaggagagagaggacgagagagaggaggagggaataaGGGAGTGCAGGAGGTGGAGAGCGTTCGGCATCAGCAGAGCCCCAGCCCGAGCCACAGCGACACACACGAGAGCGCTCTTTCCGTCTACGACAACCTTCACGCCGTGACCCCTACCGAGGACGCTGCCATGGAAACCACTGTGACTTTCCCCACGCCCCAGCGCTTCCTGAGGGTCCCGGTGCCGGTCTCGGGGttgatggaggatggaggggtcAGCGGGGAGAGTAGCTCCTGGTCTTCCTGTGAAATCCTCCTTGCAGGGAGCAGTGCCAGCAATGTACCAGACCAGTACCAAGACCTTGACCCAGAACTGGACTTTAACCAGGACGAGCCCATGTTCCAACTCCAGCCATTGATCCAACCACAACCCCATCGACCAGATAACTTCTCCCATCTCCAGCCCCATGTCCCACCTCTACAGGCTTCTGCCGCCCATCCAGTAGAGCCTCTCCAGCCTTCTGGTCCTATCCCTGTACCTGTCCCTGGGGCCCGGGTTCCCCCTCCCCTGCCCTTGGCAGACCCCTCAGCCAGCGCCCTCCGCAGCCTCCTCACCAGCCTCCAGCAGCAGAtagccaggcagagagaggagtatGAGGAACGCATACACAG TCTGGAAGAGAGGAACGAGGCTCTCCAGGTAGAGGTGTTTGACCTCCGGGCCAGCCTGGCTCAGCAGAGGCGGTGGTACTCTGTGGTCCAGGCTAAGATCTTGGAGTCAGAGAGGGGCCGTGCTGCAGCAGAAATCCGAAACGCAGCCCTGCAGAGGGAGATGGAGCAGTTCTTTGACACCTTCGGAGAGCTCAACAACGAGGCCAAGAAGACGGAGAAAATTGTCAGGAGTTTCTGA